A genomic stretch from Shewanella sediminis HAW-EB3 includes:
- a CDS encoding IscS subfamily cysteine desulfurase produces the protein MKLPIYLDYAATTPVDPRVAEKMMQCMTMDGIFGNPASRSHRYGWQAEEAVDIARNQVAELINADPREIVFTSGATESDNLAIKGVAHFYHKKGKHIITSKTEHKAVLDTCRQLEREGFEVTYLAPESNGLIPLETIEAAMREDTILVSIMHVNNEIGVIHDISAIGELCRSKKIIFHVDAAQSAGKLPIDVQSMKVDLISISAHKMYGPKGIGALYVRRKPRIRLEATMHGGGHERGMRSGTLATHQIVGMGEAAAIAKADMTTDNARIRTLRDRLWNGVKGIEETYINGDFEQSYCGSLNVSFNFVEGESLMMALKDLAVSSGSACTSASLEPSYVLRALGLNDEMAHSSIRFSIGRFTTEEEIDHAIETINKSIGDLREMSPLWEMFQDGVDLDKVQWAHH, from the coding sequence ATGAAGCTTCCTATCTATTTAGATTATGCTGCGACAACGCCGGTTGATCCTCGTGTTGCAGAAAAAATGATGCAGTGCATGACTATGGACGGCATATTTGGTAACCCTGCGTCTCGTTCTCACCGTTATGGTTGGCAGGCTGAAGAGGCGGTTGATATCGCCCGTAATCAAGTTGCTGAGTTAATCAATGCAGACCCGCGAGAGATCGTATTTACATCGGGTGCAACTGAATCTGACAACTTGGCAATTAAGGGTGTTGCTCATTTCTACCATAAGAAAGGCAAGCACATCATCACCAGCAAGACTGAACATAAAGCGGTACTCGATACTTGTCGCCAGCTTGAGCGTGAAGGGTTCGAAGTGACCTATCTTGCACCTGAGTCTAATGGCCTGATCCCACTTGAAACGATCGAAGCTGCGATGCGTGAAGATACGATTCTTGTCAGTATCATGCACGTAAACAACGAGATCGGTGTTATCCATGATATTTCTGCTATCGGCGAGCTATGTCGTAGCAAGAAAATCATTTTCCATGTAGACGCTGCCCAGAGTGCTGGTAAGTTGCCTATCGACGTTCAGTCGATGAAAGTCGATCTGATCTCTATCTCTGCTCACAAGATGTATGGCCCTAAAGGTATCGGAGCACTCTATGTGCGTCGTAAGCCACGCATTCGTCTTGAAGCGACTATGCACGGTGGTGGTCATGAGCGTGGTATGCGAAGTGGTACCCTTGCGACTCACCAAATTGTTGGTATGGGTGAAGCGGCTGCGATAGCAAAAGCTGATATGACAACAGATAATGCGCGTATCAGAACCTTGCGTGACAGACTTTGGAATGGCGTGAAAGGAATTGAAGAAACCTACATTAATGGTGACTTCGAACAGAGCTATTGCGGTAGCTTAAATGTCAGCTTTAACTTCGTCGAAGGTGAGTCATTGATGATGGCGCTTAAAGACCTCGCAGTCTCCTCCGGCTCGGCATGTACATCGGCAAGCTTAGAACCAAGCTATGTGCTAAGAGCGCTTGGTTTGAATGACGAAATGGCGCATAGCTCAATTCGTTTCTCTATCGGTCGCTTTACGACTGAAGAGGAGATCGATCATGCAATTGAGACTATTAACAAGTCAATTGGCGACTTACGGGAGATGTCTCCACTGTGGGAGATGTTTCAAGATGGTGTAGATCTGGACAAGGTTCAGTGGGCTCACCATTAA
- the iscR gene encoding Fe-S cluster assembly transcriptional regulator IscR: MKLTSKGRYAVTAMLDVAMHSTSGPVPLADISERQGISLSYLEQLFAKLRKHGLVSSVRGPGGGYRLGADAGEISVGMVVRAVDESVDATRCQGQGNCQSGTRCLTHSLWGDLSKQISDFLNGISLAGLMNKRDVQFISVKQDELQQEQRVTV, encoded by the coding sequence ATGAAACTTACATCGAAAGGTCGTTATGCTGTGACAGCCATGTTAGATGTTGCTATGCATTCTACATCAGGTCCAGTGCCATTGGCCGATATTTCTGAGCGCCAAGGGATCTCTCTTTCTTATCTTGAACAACTTTTCGCAAAACTGAGAAAGCATGGACTGGTTTCAAGTGTTAGGGGCCCGGGTGGTGGTTACCGTCTAGGTGCTGATGCCGGGGAAATTTCAGTTGGTATGGTCGTACGTGCAGTCGATGAATCCGTCGATGCAACACGTTGTCAGGGACAAGGTAACTGTCAAAGTGGTACGCGCTGTCTGACTCACTCCTTGTGGGGTGATTTGAGTAAACAAATTTCTGATTTCTTAAATGGGATCAGTCTTGCTGGCTTAATGAATAAACGTGACGTTCAGTTTATTTCAGTTAAGCAAGATGAATTGCAACAGGAACAAAGAGTAACGGTATAA
- the cysE gene encoding serine O-acetyltransferase: protein MGVIARLKDDIASIYHRDPAAHGTFEVLLNYPGMHAIWIHRVSHKLWKRKWRLTSRCLSTFARWMTGIEIHPGATIGDRFFIDHGMGVVIGETAEIGHDCTLYHGVTLGGTTWQAGKRHPTLGNNVVIGAGAKILGPITMNDGARVGSNSVVVKEVPKDTTVVGIPGRVVSTPNEASKETSKRRTEMAKKYGFDAYAVSPDNPDPVANAIGQMLDHMHLMDSKVQEVCQAVQSMGGSVCTDKLPELEVDDFSDAELAAAQKRKQSIDEFDPII from the coding sequence CCATCTATCATCGGGATCCGGCAGCACATGGTACATTTGAGGTGTTATTAAATTACCCGGGAATGCATGCCATCTGGATCCATAGAGTGAGCCATAAGCTATGGAAGCGAAAGTGGCGTTTGACCTCCCGTTGCCTCTCCACATTTGCCCGCTGGATGACTGGAATTGAGATCCACCCCGGTGCGACAATCGGTGATCGGTTTTTTATCGATCATGGTATGGGCGTAGTCATAGGTGAAACCGCTGAGATTGGTCATGATTGTACCCTCTATCACGGCGTCACGTTAGGGGGAACCACTTGGCAGGCAGGTAAACGTCACCCCACATTAGGTAATAATGTTGTCATCGGAGCGGGCGCTAAAATATTGGGGCCTATCACCATGAATGATGGTGCCAGAGTCGGTTCTAATTCTGTAGTTGTCAAAGAGGTCCCTAAAGACACTACGGTCGTCGGCATTCCAGGCCGGGTGGTGTCAACGCCAAATGAAGCCAGCAAAGAAACGTCTAAGCGACGAACTGAGATGGCTAAGAAGTATGGCTTCGATGCCTATGCTGTTTCGCCCGATAATCCAGACCCAGTTGCTAACGCGATTGGTCAGATGTTGGACCATATGCACCTCATGGATTCTAAGGTCCAGGAAGTATGTCAGGCGGTTCAATCTATGGGCGGAAGTGTGTGCACCGATAAGCTTCCTGAACTTGAAGTCGATGATTTCAGTGATGCCGAATTAGCCGCCGCGCAAAAGCGTAAACAGTCAATTGATGAGTTTGATCCCATAATCTGA